The genomic segment GAGAAGACCGCGGGCTTCCGCCAGCGCCTCGCCGGGGTCGAGGCCGAGGATGCGGCGGCGGCGCTCGAAGAGATCCTCCCCGAGGCCTTCGCCGCCGTGCGCGAGGCGTCGCGGCGGACGATCGGGCTGCGCCACTTCGACGTCCAGCTCCTCGGCGGGATCGTGCTGCACGAGGGCAAGATCGCCGAGATGAAGACGGGGGAGGGGAAGACGCTCGTCGCCACGCTGCCCCTCTACCTGAACGCCCTGGTCGCCAAGGGCGCTCATCTCGTCACCGTCAACGACTACCTGGCGCGCCGCGACGTCCAGTGGATGGGGCCGATCTACCAGTTCCTCGGCCTCACGGTCGCGTCGATCATCCACGATGCCAGCTTCCAGTTCGACCTGGCCTACATCCCCAAGGACTACCGCTTCCTCCACCTGCGGCCGATCGACCGGCGCGACGCCTACCGCGCCGACATCACCTACGGCACCAACAACGAGTTCGGCTTCGACTACCTGCGCGACAACATGAAGTTCAGCCTGGACGAGTACGTCCAGCGCGAGCTGCACTACGCGATCGTCGACGAGGTGGACAACATCCTGATCGACGAGGCGCGCACGCCGCTCATCATCTCGGGTCCGGCCGAGGAGTCGACCGACAAGTACTTCCTCGTCGACCGGATCATCCCGAAGCTGCGCAACGACGTCGACTACGCGATCGACGAGAAGCACCGCTCGGCGACGCTCACCGAGGAGGGCGTGTCCAAGTGCGAGCGGCTCCTCGGCGTCGCCAACCTCTACGACCCGAGCCAGATCGACACGCTGCACCACGTGACCCAGGCGCTCAAGGCGCACACGCTCTTCAAGCGCGACGTCGACTACGTGGTGAAGGACGGCGAGGTGATCATCGTCGACGAGTTCACCGGCCGGCTCATGCCCGGCCGGCGCTGGTCGGACGGGCTGCACCAGGCGGTGGAGGCGAAGGAGCGCGTCCGGATCGAGCGCGAGAACCAGACGCTCGCGACGATCACCATCCAGAACTACTTCCGGATGTACGCGAAGCTCGGTGGCATGACGGGCACGGCCGACACCGAGGCGGTCGAGTTCAAGAACATCTACAAGCTCGACGTCGTCGTCATGCCGCCGAACAAGCCGATGCGGCGCACCGACCTGCCGGACGTCGTCTACAAGAGCGAGCGGGAGAAGTTCGCCGCCGTCGTCGAGGAGATCAAGGAGTGCCACGAGAAGGGGCAGCCCGTGCTCGTCGGCACCACCTCGGTCGAGAAGTCCGAGCGCGTCTCGAAGCTCCTCAAGAAGGACGGCGTCAAGCACAACGTGCTGAACGCCATCAACCACGAGGCCGAGGCGAACATCATCGCCCAAGCCGGCCGCTTCCAGCAGGTCACGATCGCCACCAACATGGCCGGCCGCGGGACGGACATCCTGCTCGGCGGGAACCCCGAGTTCCTGGCACGCGCCGAGATGGAGAACGAGTGGATGCGGCGCGCCGGGTCGCTCCAGCAGAGCGGGAAGCCGCACGAGCGCTATGAGGATGCGCTGCGCGGGCTTCGCGAGCGCTACGACGAGGAGGTGCAGCGGGCAGGTGACGAGTACCGCAAGGAGCTGGCCGACCTCGAGGAGCGGCGTGGCGAGGCGCTGCGCGAGCTCACCGAGGTGCACCGCCAGATCCTCGAGCTCTCGCCCTACCGGGCGCTGCGCGCCCGCTTCGAGGAGGTGAGCTCGGTGGAGCTCATCCCCGCCGTGCGCGACCACGACCCCGTCCCGCCCCGCTACCTGCGGGTCAAGGGCGAGCTCGAGACGGCGCTGCTGGGCGCCGGCGGCGGGGCGGCGGTGGCCTCCGAGCGCGCGGGCCTCGAGGAGCTGAAGGCCCGGTACGGCGCCGTGCTCGACGCCTGGGAGCAGGTCGGCCACCGCACCGACGACACGGCGCGCGAGCTCGACGAGCGCCGCGCCGAGTACGAGCGGGGCCTCTCCACCTTCGAGCTCGCGTTGCTCGTGAAGGGCGGCGCCGCCGGGAACGGCGACCTGGCGGAGCTCTGCGCGCGCTACCGCGGGGCG from the Deltaproteobacteria bacterium genome contains:
- the secA gene encoding preprotein translocase subunit SecA — its product is MPGFLTRLFGSANERTLRRLWPVVEEVNGLEESFRALPDEAFPEKTAGFRQRLAGVEAEDAAAALEEILPEAFAAVREASRRTIGLRHFDVQLLGGIVLHEGKIAEMKTGEGKTLVATLPLYLNALVAKGAHLVTVNDYLARRDVQWMGPIYQFLGLTVASIIHDASFQFDLAYIPKDYRFLHLRPIDRRDAYRADITYGTNNEFGFDYLRDNMKFSLDEYVQRELHYAIVDEVDNILIDEARTPLIISGPAEESTDKYFLVDRIIPKLRNDVDYAIDEKHRSATLTEEGVSKCERLLGVANLYDPSQIDTLHHVTQALKAHTLFKRDVDYVVKDGEVIIVDEFTGRLMPGRRWSDGLHQAVEAKERVRIERENQTLATITIQNYFRMYAKLGGMTGTADTEAVEFKNIYKLDVVVMPPNKPMRRTDLPDVVYKSEREKFAAVVEEIKECHEKGQPVLVGTTSVEKSERVSKLLKKDGVKHNVLNAINHEAEANIIAQAGRFQQVTIATNMAGRGTDILLGGNPEFLARAEMENEWMRRAGSLQQSGKPHERYEDALRGLRERYDEEVQRAGDEYRKELADLEERRGEALRELTEVHRQILELSPYRALRARFEEVSSVELIPAVRDHDPVPPRYLRVKGELETALLGAGGGAAVASERAGLEELKARYGAVLDAWEQVGHRTDDTARELDERRAEYERGLSTFELALLVKGGAAGNGDLAELCARYRGAEDAYVEAERLHEEKRGPYEEALRAAEQRYEESRRQYVERVEEIREQLQKAPQEYEARHKEILEKYREVCAAEHEKVVAAGGLHILGTERHEARRIDNQLRGRGGRQGDPGSSRFYLSLEDDLLRIFGADRMQGLMQRLGMEEGVPIEHRLITRAIRNAQEKVEAHNFDIRKHLLEYDDVLNKQREVIYARRRDLLGRDDLKEDVLEMAEGLAEDLVATHGDADTASEEWGWKALDDAVFAQFNFRLHFPEAERAGLRLEGLQDILVEKVREAYERREQQFGPPIMRHLEKLIMLQTLDALWKDHLLSMDHLKEGIGLRGYGQVQPLQAYQKEGYDMFEGMVRRLEADVVEKLMSVQLRTEAAGARPRVAVEHADGDVAALPAEIEAMERRQRAAARMTLSHGEHGPQEAQKIETVRREGAKVGRNDPCPCGSGKKYKKCHGQA